One region of Rhizobium sp. WYJ-E13 genomic DNA includes:
- a CDS encoding LacI family DNA-binding transcriptional regulator, whose amino-acid sequence MRRITLDDVANLAGVSPITVSRVLRKPDAVSEALRRRVNAAVQELGYVPNIAASRLASSRTHAIGVIVPTLYNVIFAEYLFALHDVLVGAGFQVVVVNSRYSELEEENAIKVLLGQRVEAIIIAGIHHTPLSHHLLTRAHLPVVETFELSPDPIDLNIGMLQDRAGQAATQHLIDRGFHRIAFLAGNLDHRSQSRFDGYRLAMQEAGLENLEIVTQRPRHSSVALGSDLLALMHERGDRPEAIFCTDDNVALGAMQECRKRGIRVPDDIAIIGFHDLEFSACASPSLSSIMTRRFETGRLSAEKVLAALNSTSRQPPNQIDLGFEVIARESTGVTVAASG is encoded by the coding sequence ATGCGAAGAATAACCTTGGATGACGTGGCAAATCTGGCCGGCGTCAGCCCGATCACAGTTTCACGCGTACTTCGCAAGCCCGATGCGGTCTCGGAGGCGCTGCGGCGGCGCGTCAATGCTGCCGTCCAGGAACTCGGCTATGTGCCGAACATCGCGGCCAGCCGCCTCGCCTCTTCGCGTACGCATGCGATCGGCGTCATCGTCCCGACCCTCTACAATGTCATCTTTGCCGAATATCTCTTCGCACTGCACGATGTGCTTGTCGGGGCGGGCTTTCAGGTCGTCGTCGTCAACAGCCGGTATTCCGAGCTGGAAGAGGAAAACGCCATCAAAGTGTTGCTCGGCCAACGCGTCGAAGCAATCATCATCGCCGGCATCCATCATACGCCGCTTTCCCATCATCTTCTGACGCGGGCACACTTGCCAGTTGTCGAGACATTCGAGTTGTCGCCAGATCCGATCGACCTCAATATCGGCATGCTGCAAGACCGCGCCGGGCAGGCGGCGACGCAGCATCTCATCGACCGCGGCTTCCATCGTATCGCCTTCCTGGCGGGCAACCTCGACCATCGTTCCCAGTCCCGCTTCGACGGCTATCGCCTGGCGATGCAGGAAGCAGGCCTGGAGAACCTTGAGATCGTCACCCAGCGGCCGCGGCACAGCTCGGTTGCGCTCGGCTCCGATCTCCTAGCCCTGATGCATGAACGCGGCGACCGCCCCGAGGCGATCTTCTGCACCGACGACAACGTGGCGCTCGGCGCCATGCAGGAATGTCGCAAGCGCGGCATCCGCGTGCCTGACGATATCGCCATCATCGGTTTTCATGATCTGGAATTTTCCGCCTGTGCGTCACCGTCCCTCTCATCGATCATGACGAGACGTTTCGAGACCGGCAGGCTTTCCGCCGAAAAGGTACTGGCTGCCCTCAATTCGACGAGCCGCCAGCCACCGAACCAGATCGATCTTGGCTTCGAGGTCATCGCCCGCGAAAGTACGGGCGTGACCGTCGCGGCTTCTGGCTAA
- a CDS encoding ABC transporter permease, with translation MSVSENKSAGGWFKTEQRRLIVQEYGIFLAFLLLVVILSFSNEFFLTGGNISNVLLQTSINGVLAIGMTFVILTRGIDLSVGSVVALAGIVSASFATTSATAGVVGSPYPVAFGLLVGVLVGIICGSISGAIVSRFSVPAFVATLGMLSAARGMTLIYGGGRPVPALTPAFRWIGTGDVFGIPAPVIVLAVVFAVSWWILNRTRFGRYIYAVGGNPHAAKTSGINTDRIRFTVYVISGGLAGLAGILLSARTGSGLPQAGVAYELDAIAAVVIGGTSLSGGVGRVTGTLIGALIIGVMNNGLDLMGIQSYYQQVLKGALIVGAVMLDQKRNFGV, from the coding sequence GTGTCAGTGAGTGAGAACAAGAGTGCGGGCGGCTGGTTCAAGACAGAGCAGCGACGCCTGATCGTGCAGGAATACGGGATCTTCCTCGCCTTCCTGTTGCTGGTCGTTATCCTGTCGTTCTCGAACGAGTTCTTCCTAACCGGCGGCAATATTTCCAACGTGCTGCTACAGACGTCGATCAACGGCGTGCTGGCGATCGGCATGACCTTCGTGATCCTCACACGCGGCATCGACCTGTCGGTCGGTTCTGTCGTGGCTCTCGCCGGCATCGTCAGCGCCAGTTTTGCGACGACTTCGGCGACGGCGGGGGTCGTCGGCTCGCCCTATCCAGTCGCCTTCGGCCTGCTGGTCGGCGTGCTCGTCGGCATCATCTGCGGCTCGATCTCGGGGGCGATCGTCTCGCGCTTTTCTGTGCCGGCCTTCGTCGCGACACTCGGCATGCTTTCGGCTGCCCGCGGCATGACGCTGATCTATGGCGGCGGCCGTCCGGTACCTGCGCTTACACCTGCCTTCCGCTGGATCGGCACCGGCGATGTGTTCGGCATTCCCGCGCCGGTCATTGTGCTCGCGGTCGTCTTTGCGGTCTCCTGGTGGATCCTCAACCGTACGCGGTTCGGTCGCTATATCTATGCCGTTGGCGGCAATCCGCATGCGGCCAAGACCTCGGGCATCAATACCGATCGTATCCGCTTCACCGTCTACGTCATTTCCGGCGGCCTGGCAGGGCTTGCGGGCATCCTGCTCAGCGCCCGCACCGGTTCAGGCCTGCCGCAGGCCGGCGTTGCCTATGAGCTGGACGCGATTGCCGCTGTGGTCATCGGTGGCACGAGCCTTTCTGGCGGTGTTGGCCGCGTAACAGGAACATTGATCGGCGCGCTCATCATCGGCGTCATGAACAACGGTCTCGATCTGATGGGTATCCAGTCCTACTACCAGCAGGTCCTGAAGGGCGCCCTCATCGTCGGCGCCGTCATGCTCGACCAGAAACGAAATTTCGGAGTCTGA
- a CDS encoding SDR family oxidoreductase, which yields MTDSKQVDLNFSLSGKVALVTGGASGIGSAIASAMVAKGAVVAVIDINESVAQAKAEELGNGAKSFVCDVSNPHSVEKVVADVETAFGHIDIAVNSAGVVMLAPAEELSLDAWDKTIAINLKGTFLVSQAAGRAMIKAGRGGKIINMASQAGTVAIDQHVAYCASKFGVIGLSKTLAAEWGKHGINVNTISPTVVLTDLGRKAWDGPRGEALKQRIPSGRFAFPEEIAAAAVFLASNGADMINGADLLVDGGYTII from the coding sequence ATGACTGACTCCAAACAGGTTGACCTGAACTTTTCGCTGAGCGGCAAGGTCGCTCTGGTCACGGGCGGCGCATCCGGTATCGGCAGCGCCATTGCATCCGCCATGGTTGCCAAAGGCGCCGTCGTTGCCGTCATCGACATCAATGAATCGGTGGCGCAGGCCAAGGCCGAAGAACTCGGCAATGGTGCGAAATCCTTCGTCTGTGACGTGTCCAATCCGCACTCCGTCGAAAAAGTCGTTGCCGATGTCGAGACTGCGTTCGGCCACATCGATATCGCCGTCAACAGCGCCGGCGTCGTCATGCTCGCCCCTGCAGAAGAACTCAGCCTCGATGCATGGGACAAGACCATCGCCATCAATCTGAAGGGCACGTTCCTGGTGTCCCAGGCTGCCGGCCGCGCCATGATCAAGGCGGGCCGGGGCGGCAAGATCATCAACATGGCGTCCCAGGCCGGCACGGTCGCCATCGATCAGCACGTTGCCTATTGCGCATCGAAGTTTGGCGTGATCGGTCTTTCCAAGACGCTTGCTGCCGAGTGGGGAAAGCATGGCATCAACGTCAACACGATCTCTCCAACTGTCGTCCTGACCGATCTCGGCAGAAAGGCATGGGATGGCCCGCGCGGTGAGGCGCTGAAACAGCGCATCCCGTCCGGACGCTTCGCATTCCCGGAGGAGATTGCGGCGGCGGCGGTGTTCCTCGCCTCCAACGGCGCCGATATGATCAATGGCGCGGACCTTTTGGTTGACGGTGGCTACACCATTATCTGA
- a CDS encoding ABC transporter permease produces MSRQATGEWRYWYVQQKGTLFAALLFILMFILYVSNHPAGFTPNVVQTAANKATLLAFVAMAQCFVVITSGIDLSVGMILVLCNCLASWLVVGTPLQTGLGIIAVLLTGLACGLLNGLVIIFGRLQPIVTTIATSAVFYGLALLLRPTPGGSVNEDLADAFTSKLFALIPTSLVVLALVVLVIWVPFSRSVLGRTAYAVGSAENAAYMSAMPVKRAKLAAYALAGLLSAIGGLYLTFFSYTGEAAFASGNAYTLYSIAAVVLGGVSLAGGKGSAVGAVFGALAFRTIGDLLFVFDLDPLWQPLFQGVVLMLAVSIGCIGLSRVRNRLEWFQ; encoded by the coding sequence ATGAGCAGGCAGGCGACCGGTGAATGGCGTTACTGGTACGTTCAGCAGAAGGGCACGCTCTTTGCGGCGCTTCTCTTCATCTTGATGTTCATTCTCTATGTCTCGAACCATCCGGCCGGCTTCACGCCCAATGTGGTGCAGACGGCCGCCAACAAGGCGACGTTGCTCGCTTTCGTGGCGATGGCGCAGTGTTTCGTGGTCATTACCTCAGGCATCGATCTGTCGGTCGGCATGATCCTCGTCCTGTGCAATTGCCTCGCCTCATGGCTTGTGGTCGGCACGCCGCTGCAGACCGGGCTTGGCATAATTGCCGTGTTGCTGACGGGGCTCGCCTGCGGTCTGCTGAACGGGCTCGTCATCATCTTCGGCAGGTTGCAGCCGATCGTCACCACGATTGCGACCAGCGCGGTTTTCTACGGTCTGGCATTGTTGCTGAGGCCGACGCCCGGCGGCTCGGTGAATGAGGATCTCGCCGATGCTTTCACCTCGAAGCTTTTCGCTCTGATACCGACAAGCCTCGTGGTGCTCGCCCTCGTCGTCCTGGTGATCTGGGTACCCTTCAGCCGATCGGTCCTCGGCCGCACCGCCTATGCCGTCGGATCGGCAGAAAATGCCGCCTACATGTCCGCCATGCCGGTGAAGCGGGCAAAGCTTGCGGCTTACGCGCTGGCCGGCCTACTATCAGCGATCGGCGGGCTTTATCTGACTTTCTTCTCCTATACGGGCGAGGCGGCTTTTGCGAGCGGCAACGCCTATACGCTCTATTCGATCGCGGCGGTGGTGCTCGGCGGCGTTTCTCTGGCGGGCGGCAAGGGAAGCGCTGTCGGCGCCGTTTTCGGCGCGCTGGCCTTCCGCACCATCGGCGACCTTCTGTTCGTCTTCGATCTCGATCCGCTCTGGCAGCCGCTCTTCCAGGGCGTGGTGCTGATGCTGGCGGTCAGCATCGGCTGCATCGGCCTGTCGCGGGTTCGCAATCGTCTGGAGTGGTTCCAATGA
- a CDS encoding sugar ABC transporter ATP-binding protein, with the protein MILSEPLLRLEGISKRYGGAIALKEASIAIRPGAIHAVLGENGAGKSTLIKIMAGVVAPDEGRMLLDGNEVSFASPAAANAAGIVCVFQELSLIPDLSVADNIVISNPPLRFGMIDRKRQRQIAVAALARAGAADIHPSSLVKDLPLSRRQMVEIAKALARKPRLMILDEATSALTQSDVEKVFGVLKQLRAEGMALIYISHRMHEIAQLADDCTVFRNGRSIESYPAGTKTDQQVVELMIGREYTHVFPPKPLRSKADAPVLSCRDLSWGDRLSGIDFDVRPGEIIGFGGLDGQGQRELLLALFGVLRDLKGEVAVDGRPVRLKSPGAAKSGDISMALIPEDRKTEGLMLPMTVRENLSIAALDRVSRNGVIDRAAELREIDELLKLLAIKAATIDMPVASLSGGNQQKVVIAKWLMNRPRIILLNDPTRGIDVGTKQEIYALLRKLADAGAAIIFYSTDYDELVGCCDRVLVMYDGSIIRVLEGDEINEHELVSAALNIGAGEVQQRIAQ; encoded by the coding sequence ATGATCCTTTCCGAACCGCTTCTGCGCCTGGAAGGCATATCGAAACGTTATGGCGGCGCGATAGCGCTGAAGGAGGCCAGTATCGCGATCCGGCCGGGCGCGATCCATGCCGTGCTTGGCGAAAACGGCGCCGGCAAATCGACCCTCATCAAGATCATGGCAGGGGTGGTTGCGCCGGACGAGGGACGCATGCTGCTCGATGGGAACGAGGTTTCCTTCGCCTCGCCGGCAGCCGCCAATGCCGCCGGTATCGTCTGTGTTTTCCAGGAGCTGTCTCTCATTCCCGATCTTTCGGTGGCCGACAACATCGTCATCAGCAATCCGCCACTTCGTTTCGGCATGATCGATCGTAAAAGACAGCGCCAGATTGCAGTGGCGGCACTTGCCCGCGCTGGAGCCGCCGATATCCATCCGTCGTCGCTCGTCAAGGACCTGCCCCTTTCCCGCCGGCAGATGGTGGAGATCGCCAAGGCGCTTGCCCGCAAGCCGCGGCTGATGATCCTCGACGAGGCGACCTCGGCGCTCACTCAATCGGATGTCGAGAAGGTTTTCGGGGTGCTGAAACAGCTGCGTGCCGAGGGCATGGCGCTGATCTATATTTCCCATCGCATGCATGAGATTGCGCAACTGGCCGATGACTGCACGGTTTTCCGAAATGGCCGCAGCATCGAATCCTATCCCGCCGGTACCAAGACCGATCAGCAGGTCGTGGAGCTGATGATCGGACGCGAATATACCCATGTCTTTCCACCCAAGCCGCTGCGATCGAAGGCAGACGCGCCGGTTCTGTCCTGCCGGGACCTCTCCTGGGGAGACCGGCTTTCCGGAATCGACTTCGATGTCCGGCCTGGTGAAATCATCGGTTTCGGTGGGCTGGATGGGCAGGGGCAGCGCGAATTGCTGCTGGCGCTTTTCGGCGTGCTGCGTGACCTGAAGGGCGAAGTCGCAGTCGATGGCCGGCCGGTAAGGTTGAAGAGCCCCGGTGCGGCAAAATCCGGCGATATCTCCATGGCGTTGATCCCGGAGGACCGGAAGACCGAGGGGTTGATGCTGCCGATGACGGTGCGGGAGAACCTGTCGATCGCCGCGCTCGACCGCGTTTCGCGCAATGGCGTGATCGACCGGGCAGCAGAGCTTCGGGAGATCGACGAGCTGTTGAAGCTTCTGGCCATCAAGGCGGCAACGATCGACATGCCGGTGGCTTCGCTGTCCGGCGGCAACCAGCAGAAAGTCGTGATCGCCAAATGGCTGATGAACCGCCCACGCATCATTCTGCTCAACGACCCGACCCGCGGCATCGATGTCGGTACCAAGCAGGAGATCTACGCTTTGCTGCGCAAGCTTGCCGACGCGGGTGCGGCCATCATCTTCTATTCGACCGACTATGACGAATTGGTCGGCTGCTGTGACCGTGTGCTTGTCATGTACGACGGCAGCATCATCCGCGTCCTCGAGGGAGACGAGATCAACGAGCATGAGCTGGTCAGCGCCGCCCTCAACATCGGCGCTGGTGAAGTGCAGCAAAGGATAGCCCAATGA
- a CDS encoding substrate-binding domain-containing protein, producing MKKLLIVLASATALLATSAAAQEKIKIGAAPYGLNAEFMQIWTAALQDHPAVKSGEVELTVFDGRYDALVQQDQFKTMITQKYNAIIFAPIDVDAGASAVQSAVDAGIPVIGSNTRVNSDQLTSYVGSDDTVSGYLEAKSVLDKIGCKGNVVIIEGPVGQSAQIQRLQGNKKALAECPDVKVLEDQTANWSRAEAQTLMENWLTSHPNQINGIIGQNDEMALGAIEAIKAAGLDVKSFAIAGIDGVTDALRAAKAGEMTSILQDARAQAQGALDLAIFNAKKGNYKPESDIWTTYKDMPWNDGKDKTYNVPWTPVTAENVDKLLSTRK from the coding sequence ATGAAAAAGCTTCTGATTGTGCTTGCTTCGGCAACGGCGCTGCTGGCGACGTCTGCCGCAGCCCAGGAAAAGATCAAGATCGGTGCAGCACCTTACGGCCTGAACGCGGAGTTCATGCAGATCTGGACCGCAGCACTGCAGGATCACCCGGCCGTCAAGAGCGGTGAAGTCGAACTGACGGTTTTCGATGGCCGCTATGACGCATTGGTCCAGCAGGATCAGTTCAAGACGATGATCACGCAGAAGTACAACGCCATCATCTTTGCACCGATCGACGTCGATGCAGGTGCATCTGCCGTTCAGTCTGCGGTCGATGCCGGCATTCCGGTCATCGGCTCCAACACCCGCGTTAATTCCGACCAGCTGACCTCCTACGTCGGTTCCGACGATACGGTGTCGGGCTATCTCGAAGCCAAGAGCGTTCTGGACAAGATCGGTTGCAAGGGCAATGTCGTCATCATCGAAGGCCCAGTCGGCCAGTCTGCGCAGATCCAGCGCCTGCAAGGCAACAAGAAGGCGCTTGCCGAGTGCCCAGATGTGAAGGTTCTCGAAGACCAGACTGCAAACTGGTCACGTGCCGAAGCCCAGACGCTGATGGAAAACTGGCTGACGTCGCACCCGAACCAGATCAACGGCATTATCGGCCAGAACGATGAAATGGCGCTCGGCGCAATCGAGGCGATCAAGGCCGCCGGCCTCGACGTCAAGAGCTTTGCCATTGCCGGCATCGACGGCGTCACCGATGCGCTGCGTGCGGCCAAGGCCGGCGAGATGACCTCGATCCTTCAGGATGCCCGCGCCCAGGCGCAGGGTGCTTTGGATCTGGCGATCTTCAACGCCAAGAAAGGCAACTACAAGCCCGAATCCGATATCTGGACCACTTATAAGGACATGCCGTGGAACGACGGCAAGGATAAGACCTATAATGTTCCGTGGACCCCGGTGACGGCTGAAAACGTCGACAAGCTGCTCTCCACGCGCAAATAA
- a CDS encoding ABC transporter permease, which produces MSEDASAMRQIPLPARLRGIDPAVAIAFGCIILLLLGGSLYSSNFLSPDYLLQQLKVASFLGVIATGMMAVILLGQIDLSVPWVVTTGAMMACAATAYGTTGAVLAIPFGILCGAAIGLVNGIAVAYLRIPSMIITLATNAVAQGLMVVYTGGFSPQDSASAAMRFLATGYTIPGLPNGVLVWLLVGLFAVFLLTRTTFGRALYAIGNRERAAYMSGINTRRITLLAFIISGGLSALGGVLLAGYASKASQSMGDAYLLPSIAAVVLGGTHVLGGKGSYLGTVAGVILITLLQSILSVMQIEEAGRQLIYGAVIIGMLLLYGRQKVS; this is translated from the coding sequence ATGAGTGAGGACGCTTCCGCCATGCGGCAAATTCCCTTACCCGCCCGGCTGCGCGGTATCGACCCGGCGGTAGCGATCGCCTTCGGCTGCATCATCCTCTTGCTTCTCGGCGGCTCGCTCTATTCCTCCAATTTTCTGTCCCCGGATTACCTGCTGCAGCAGTTGAAGGTGGCCTCTTTTCTCGGCGTCATTGCAACCGGCATGATGGCGGTCATCTTGCTTGGACAGATCGACCTGTCGGTGCCCTGGGTGGTGACGACGGGGGCGATGATGGCATGCGCCGCCACCGCTTACGGAACGACAGGCGCGGTTCTCGCAATTCCCTTCGGCATTCTCTGTGGTGCTGCAATCGGCCTCGTCAACGGCATTGCAGTCGCCTATCTGCGCATCCCCTCGATGATCATCACGCTCGCCACCAATGCGGTCGCTCAAGGTCTGATGGTGGTCTATACGGGCGGCTTCTCGCCGCAGGATTCGGCTTCCGCTGCCATGCGCTTCCTGGCAACGGGCTATACCATACCGGGGCTTCCGAACGGAGTTCTGGTGTGGCTCCTCGTCGGTCTGTTCGCCGTGTTCCTTTTGACGCGCACGACCTTCGGCCGGGCGCTCTATGCGATCGGCAACCGAGAACGCGCCGCCTACATGTCCGGCATCAATACGCGCAGGATCACCCTTCTGGCCTTCATCATTTCAGGCGGCCTTAGTGCGCTCGGCGGTGTGCTTCTTGCCGGTTATGCTTCGAAAGCCTCCCAGTCCATGGGCGACGCATACCTCCTACCCTCAATTGCCGCCGTGGTGCTCGGCGGCACGCATGTTCTTGGCGGCAAGGGCTCCTATCTCGGAACCGTTGCCGGCGTCATCCTGATCACGCTGCTGCAGTCGATCCTCTCAGTCATGCAGATCGAAGAGGCTGGTCGCCAGCTGATCTATGGTGCTGTCATCATTGGCATGCTGCTGCTCTACGGGCGGCAGAAGGTCTCGTGA
- a CDS encoding sugar ABC transporter ATP-binding protein — protein sequence MEFLLEVEGLKKSFGGVAALRDGRFQLRAGSVHALCGGNGAGKSTFLKILMGIHKCDAGSIRRRGQEVDFASPADALASGIAIIEQELSPVPHMTVAENIYLGREPPARFGGIDFRSMNRAAQKLLDELEFDIRATQYMMNLSVAQMQLVEIAKALSHDAEVIFMDEPTSAIGEREAQQLFAAIRRLQAQGRGIVYVSHRLSEIFQIADSYTVFRDGSFVGAGALSEIDRPSLIRMIVGRELAEEYIKTNTPTSDIGLEVSALSCPNKIEDISFAAHKGEIFGIYGLMGSGRTEIFNCLFGLDKPSAGRISVDGAAISVAKPSDAMAHGLALVTEDRKQTGLNLSDSVRANICMASLPELSPAFSMDHAKEVDASKRMREQFQIKAARDTMPVSGLSGGNQQKVVLGKWFLRNPKVLLLDEPTRGVDVGAKREIYRIICDFAEGGGTVVMISSEIDEVLGMSDRIMVMRGGKSAGIYSREETNAQSLVHLST from the coding sequence GTGGAATTTCTGCTGGAAGTGGAGGGGCTCAAGAAGTCCTTTGGCGGTGTCGCAGCCCTGCGTGACGGCCGCTTCCAGCTACGCGCCGGCTCGGTCCATGCGCTGTGTGGCGGCAATGGCGCCGGCAAGTCGACCTTCCTCAAGATCCTGATGGGCATTCACAAGTGTGATGCCGGCTCGATCCGCCGCCGCGGCCAGGAGGTGGATTTCGCCAGCCCGGCTGACGCGCTTGCCTCCGGCATTGCCATCATCGAGCAGGAGCTGAGCCCGGTTCCGCATATGACCGTCGCCGAGAACATCTACCTCGGTCGAGAACCGCCAGCCCGGTTCGGCGGCATCGATTTTCGCAGCATGAACCGGGCGGCGCAGAAGCTGCTCGACGAGCTGGAATTCGATATCCGCGCCACCCAATACATGATGAACCTTTCGGTCGCGCAGATGCAGCTGGTGGAGATCGCCAAGGCGCTCAGCCACGATGCCGAAGTCATCTTCATGGACGAGCCGACATCGGCCATCGGCGAGCGTGAAGCCCAGCAGCTCTTTGCGGCGATCCGCCGCCTGCAGGCGCAGGGACGCGGCATCGTCTACGTTTCCCATCGGCTGTCGGAGATCTTCCAGATTGCCGATTCCTACACGGTCTTTCGCGACGGCTCCTTCGTCGGTGCTGGCGCGCTGTCGGAGATCGACCGGCCGAGCCTGATCCGCATGATCGTCGGACGGGAACTTGCCGAAGAATATATCAAGACCAATACACCGACGTCGGATATCGGTCTCGAGGTCAGCGCACTCTCCTGCCCTAACAAGATCGAGGATATTTCCTTTGCCGCCCATAAGGGCGAGATCTTCGGCATTTACGGGCTCATGGGCTCTGGCCGCACGGAGATTTTCAACTGCCTTTTCGGACTCGACAAACCGTCCGCAGGGCGCATCTCGGTCGATGGTGCGGCGATCTCGGTTGCAAAGCCATCGGATGCGATGGCCCATGGTCTGGCGCTCGTCACTGAAGATCGCAAGCAGACAGGCCTCAATCTCTCGGATTCCGTTCGCGCCAATATCTGCATGGCGAGCCTGCCTGAACTGAGCCCGGCCTTTTCCATGGACCATGCGAAGGAAGTGGATGCCAGTAAGCGCATGCGCGAACAGTTTCAGATCAAGGCAGCGCGTGACACCATGCCGGTGTCGGGCCTTTCCGGCGGCAACCAGCAGAAGGTCGTTCTCGGCAAATGGTTCCTGCGCAACCCTAAGGTCCTGCTGCTGGATGAGCCGACACGCGGCGTCGATGTCGGCGCCAAGCGGGAAATCTATCGCATCATCTGCGACTTCGCCGAAGGCGGCGGCACCGTGGTGATGATCTCATCGGAAATCGACGAAGTTCTTGGCATGTCGGACCGCATCATGGTGATGCGTGGCGGCAAGAGCGCCGGAATATACAGCCGGGAGGAGACGAATGCCCAATCACTCGTCCACTTATCGACCTGA
- a CDS encoding sugar ABC transporter substrate-binding protein produces MLKVKKAKMAGIAAFSASAFALLCSTAMAEPKVVSGPAADPNCMVPWSAETQFLQYPKKDGPYRIALANGYIANTWRIQMVQTAKAYAAQPDVAAKLKEFKVVSTGEDVPAQISAINNFIDAGYDAIVVNAQNPTAFGPVIKRAKEAGVVLVAFDNILDTKDAINVNVDQKGLGVIWANWLVKHLPQGGKILEVRGVAGTSVDTDRHNGIHEALDASGKKFTVTEVVGKWDDGVAQKAAADAIATNGPFDGITAQGGDTGVVQAMIDAKHPFVPFGGETENGFRKFCAAHAADGLKCSSAGTGPAQVAVAIKTAIAALEGQVVPQAVKLPTALVSDPDFKEGEDYYPKESDNFFVGNSFPTCGINFSAQEIMGQTKENQ; encoded by the coding sequence ATGCTCAAGGTGAAGAAAGCGAAGATGGCCGGTATCGCCGCGTTTTCCGCGTCGGCGTTTGCTCTGCTCTGCAGCACAGCCATGGCGGAACCGAAGGTGGTATCCGGCCCCGCCGCCGATCCGAACTGCATGGTTCCATGGTCGGCCGAGACCCAGTTCCTGCAATATCCGAAGAAGGATGGTCCTTACCGCATCGCGCTTGCCAATGGCTATATTGCTAATACCTGGCGCATCCAGATGGTGCAGACGGCAAAGGCCTATGCCGCCCAGCCGGATGTCGCCGCCAAGCTGAAAGAATTCAAGGTCGTGTCGACTGGCGAGGACGTTCCGGCCCAGATTTCGGCGATCAACAATTTCATCGATGCCGGCTATGATGCCATCGTCGTCAACGCTCAGAACCCGACAGCCTTCGGACCGGTCATCAAGCGCGCCAAGGAAGCCGGCGTCGTTCTCGTCGCCTTCGACAATATCCTCGACACCAAGGATGCGATCAACGTCAATGTCGATCAGAAAGGCTTGGGCGTCATCTGGGCCAACTGGCTGGTGAAGCACCTGCCGCAGGGCGGCAAGATCCTGGAAGTGCGCGGCGTCGCCGGCACCTCCGTCGATACCGATCGCCATAACGGTATTCATGAGGCTCTGGATGCTTCCGGCAAGAAATTCACCGTCACTGAAGTCGTTGGCAAGTGGGATGATGGTGTAGCGCAGAAGGCAGCGGCCGATGCGATTGCCACCAATGGCCCGTTCGATGGCATTACCGCGCAGGGCGGTGACACCGGCGTCGTGCAGGCGATGATCGACGCGAAGCACCCCTTCGTGCCGTTCGGCGGTGAGACGGAGAACGGCTTCCGCAAATTCTGCGCCGCCCATGCGGCCGATGGCCTGAAATGCTCTTCAGCGGGTACCGGCCCGGCGCAGGTTGCGGTTGCCATCAAGACTGCCATCGCGGCTCTCGAAGGTCAGGTCGTTCCTCAGGCCGTCAAGCTGCCGACGGCACTCGTTTCCGATCCTGATTTCAAGGAAGGCGAGGACTACTATCCCAAGGAATCCGACAACTTTTTCGTCGGCAATTCCTTCCCGACCTGCGGCATCAACTTCTCCGCACAGGAAATCATGGGACAGACCAAGGAAAACCAGTAG